The region GTCGTTGGCCACTCCATGTAAAACCGCACTCATGAGAGGAGAGCTGACCACAACACCCACGGGCACCTCACGCAACCATGAGCTGATGCAGTCGAAAAGCTGAGGGTTGGTAGCCGCAGCAGCTGCCAAGTCGTCAGCGAGGAACCACAAGAGTCATCCAGGGGCCAAACCAGATGGGGAAACTTACGAGAAGACTGTGCATAGTTGATAAGCAGTTGCACCACCTGCTCAGCATTGTCCCCCAGCAGTTCCGATGTCCTCTGGGAGAgttcttcttcctgtcaTGACCCAATTAGATACTGATCCCAGGCCGATCCACCAAAAACGGAATGTCGCGAGGTAAAGATAGAGGTAGAGGCGTGTCGCAAGATATCGGTCCACATACAGAGAGGGTGATTTTTCGTCCTTCCGTGACTTCTTCTGGAAGGACACGGAGGAAATCCAGGATGCAGGCGTGGCTTGTGACGTCGTTCCCAAGAGTTGATACAACGGTGGGCAAAACATCCTTCCATGTCTGCATCTGGATCGCCAAGATTGCGAGGCAGACACAAAGCTGAACCCGCACCGGCTTAGGGCCGGGCGCATATTTCTTGAGCAGCAATAGGATCTGGCTGCGCAGGGCTGGGAGGTCGCCCTCGGACACCTGAGTTGCGAGGTCATATGTAATCTTGGAGTCCAGTCAGCTTCGGTTCACCACAGCCTGATGTTTCTTGCCAGGGGTCGTCTAGTGTGCATGTATTCGTACCTTGCCCTTCAGGGTTGTTGCCGCGAAGAGCTGTGCTTCGGCCTCGGTCGAGCTCTGAAGTATCGagattgttgttgtccagGCAGCTTTCTATGATGTTAGGGCCAGGTTAGCATGGTGCACTGATTCGGCATGCCCCTTGATATGAGCCTATCACTCACAGACTTCTGGAACTTGGCCAGATAATCGGcggcctgcttcttcttgtcattATCCCCGCTCCGCATGGTCAGCATGGCCTGCAGCACACTGCCGACGGCAAAAGCGTCCTCCACGCCATTTGAAGCCATGACGAGAGCGTTGCGACGGTCgcttgagggtggtggacgaggaggttggatgGTTCACTGTCCagttggtggggttggatgaggcagctgttgttgaagcCGCAAAAGACGTATGCGAAGATGGCCCCTCCCTCCAAATTATAGCGGCAGTAGATAGCTTTCCTGGCGTGGTGCGTCTGGCGGTTGCTGGTGAAAAGCTCGGTTCTTCGcgcggagaggaaggaggcgcCGCTTGATTAGGCGGGGTTCgcgggggggtggaagatgaTCGCAAGGTTTGGTTCACGGGCAAaagcttggtgttgttcgGAAGGTGGGATGGGTCTCTTGTTTTAGACTTTCTTTGGCGAACGTCGGTCCCTCATGCAAGCAAAAGAGAAACGTCAGGCTGCCCGACAAACCGCCCCCACCATGAACGAAGCCAATTGCAGTGGGACGCCGTGGCTTGCCTgtggaagagaaaaggagggggagtgtgCACGGACCGTCTGTTAGTGGTCCTCCGGGTCTTGGCCTTGGGCCTGGCAGCTTCGCCAGATGGATTTCTTTGGGCGAATTTCACGACACGCTCGAGCGCGACAAGTCTTAAAAACACCAGCTTACCGCAACCGCACCTCCCACCGCAATCGCATCCATCCACACAGCAGCTCCACGCCAACAACCCGTTCACACTACACAATGactggaagaggaggaggtggtggtcgtcgGGTTCTGCTCCCACCAATCAACTTTCTTTTCAAACTCCTGCAGCAGAGAACACCAGTCCAAATCTGGCTCTACGAGCAGCTCTCGATCCGCATCATTGGCATTATCCGTGTATGTGGCTCCTTCTTATCCTCTGTCTATCGCATCCATGCGCTAACCCTCTCTTTTTCGTTGCAGGGCTTCGACGAATTCATGAACCTGGTTGTAAGTCTGGCGCATACCAATACAACATATCCAATCGCGACCTGACACTGTACCCCTTAGATCGACGATGCCGTGGAGGTCAAACAAATCTCCAAGACGAACGACACAGAAACGAGAAGAAATTTGGGGGTACGTTGAGATGTTTCTCCTGCAGCGGGCGATTCTTGTGCTGACTAGACACCAGCAAATTCTCCTCAAGGGCGACAATGTGTCCCTTATCCAGAGCTATTCAGGGTGAAGGGTTGAGTTTCATAGAGGGCGGGAATGGCCGGGAGATGGGTATAATTTTGTTTCGATTGTCTACATATGTCAGGGTTGGCAAGAGAAAAAGACGTTACACGATTTGGGATACCAGAGGGAAAGCGGGACAGGCAGGCGCACGGCAACCGATTGACGCAGGACTATCAGACTGTTTTTATTTTGCAGCTGGAGGGCTTTTGATCTCGCCATTCCCGAGAATGAGCCCGTCCAGAGGTTGATCAAAAGGACCAACAGGTACTGCCCCCTCGGACGGAGACAGGAACTGTTCAGACAGGGCTAAGCCATATAGCAATACAGGAGACTCTTGTTGCCCTAGCTCAGCCGACTTTGCGCTGTGTCGGCTCAAGAAATAGTCATAAAACCCTTTGCCATGCCCAAGCCGCCTGATGGCGCCGTTGTTAGGATCGATGTCAAATGCAACCCCCGGCATGAGAATGAGGTCGAGCAGAGTGCTCTGCGAGTGCTGGGCGTCCGGGCCACCAAAGACTCTCTGTCTCTCGTGTACGGTGGCTGGGTTGATGCTTGGGATGCCCCATCTGTCTGGCGTCAGGCCTTCATAATCTGCCAAGTCTTTAAGGCGCACCATATCCATGACCCGCAcgggaagagctggagatgtGGCTGGGTTTTTATGAAGGTAGGGCACGAAAACTTCCTTTCCGGAGGCTAAAGCGTGTCTGACGATGGCGTCTGTCTGAATTTCGCCGCCTGGCATGGACAGAAAGACACTGACTCGTTTGGCCTTGACAAACGGCGGAAAGGTTTTGAGTTTGTTGAACACGACCAAGCCTGAACAGCAATCAGTTTTTACAATACCGCGTGTGTGTCTTCAGTTACGGGTCGGCATCCTACTCTGTGAGAGAACAGACTCGGGAGTCATGGCCTGGAGCTTGTGCTTCATAGCCGTCCGAAGTTGTTGCTTGG is a window of Podospora pseudopauciseta strain CBS 411.78 chromosome 1, whole genome shotgun sequence DNA encoding:
- a CDS encoding hypothetical protein (COG:A; EggNog:ENOG503P5RR; BUSCO:EOG09265NHW), whose amino-acid sequence is MDFFGRISRHARARQVLKTPAYRNRTSHRNRIHPHSSSTPTTRSHYTMTGRGGGGGRRVLLPPINFLFKLLQQRTPVQIWLYEQLSIRIIGIIRGFDEFMNLVIDDAVEVKQISKTNDTETRRNLGQILLKGDNVSLIQSYSG
- a CDS encoding hypothetical protein (BUSCO:EOG09264PMA; EggNog:ENOG503P30J; COG:H) codes for the protein MGGCTLTTYQTLGVEDSRSRIRPSLGLPTRSRPSRTELLAPFYQPQSQRSPASLGNQLGVLEKAGKEIAYPHSAILTSKHTKRLQALTSMPEGAVTDEFAMASLNAAKQQLRTAMKHKLQAMTPESVLSQSLVVFNKLKTFPPFVKAKRVSVFLSMPGGEIQTDAIVRHALASGKEVFVPYLHKNPATSPALPVRVMDMVRLKDLADYEGLTPDRWGIPSINPATVHERQRVFGGPDAQHSQSTLLDLILMPGVAFDIDPNNGAIRRLGHGKGFYDYFLSRHSAKSAELGQQESPVLLYGLALSEQFLSPSEGAVPVGPFDQPLDGLILGNGEIKSPPAAK